Proteins from one Pseudoliparis swirei isolate HS2019 ecotype Mariana Trench chromosome 22, NWPU_hadal_v1, whole genome shotgun sequence genomic window:
- the LOC130213197 gene encoding protein PTHB1-like — MSLFKARDWWSASLGEGEEFDQGCLCVGDVDNSGTGHDKVVVGSYMGMLRIFSPHANNKTGEGGAAEALLLEVQLHHAVVQVEVGKFVSCSDLLHLAVLHPRKCSIFAVSGTAGNVEHGDQYQLKLVYEHNLKRTVCNMTHGGFGGATGDSLCIQSMDGMLMFFEQDSYTFGRFLPGFLLPGPLAYNRRTDSLLTVSSGRQLESYRIHLAPTNSSMSRGPDQSTRTTSCLWGRGQDLR; from the exons ATGTCTCTGTTCAAGGCCCGTGATTGGTGGTCGGCGTCGCTCGGCGAGGGGGAGGAGTTCGACCAGGGCTGCCTGTGTGTCGGAGACGTGGACAACAGCGGCACCGGACATg aCAAGGTGGTGGTGGGCAGCTACATGGGGATGCTGAGGATCTTCTCCCCGCACGCCAACAACAAGACCGGCGAAGGCGGCGCGGCCGAGGCCCTGCTCCTCGAGGTGCAGCTGCACCACGCCGTcgtccaggtggaggtgggcaAGTTCGTCTC GTGTTCGGACCTCCTCCACCTGGCTGTGCTTCACCCCAGGAAGTGCTCCATCTTCGCCGTCTCAG GCACGGCGGGCAACGTGGAGCACGGGGACCAGTACCAGCTGAAGCTGGTCTACGAGCACAACCTGAAGAGGACCGTGTGCAACATGACGCACGGCGGCTTCGGGGGcgccacag gtgACTCCCTGTGCATCCAGTCCATGGACGGCATGCTGATGTTCTTCGAGCAGGACAGCTACACCTTCGGCCGGTTCCTCCCCGGCTTCCTGCTGCCCGGCCCGCTGGCCTACAACCGCCGAACAGACAGCCTGCTCACCGTGTCCTCCGGCCGGCAGCTGGAGAGCTACAG aattcacctagCCCCCACCAACAGCTCAATGTCTCGGGGCCCGGATCAATCGACCCGCACGACTTCGTGTCTCTGGGGCCGGGGGCAGGACCTCCGTTGA